A region of Pyxidicoccus parkwaysis DNA encodes the following proteins:
- a CDS encoding non-canonical purine NTP pyrophosphatase — MKTAYYLTSNANKLREVEHLFKGSTKLGFVKARTGVTEILETDLRTLVLNKAAAAYARVRYPIIVEHGAFGIEDLGGLPGTLIRPFWETLEGGICALVRPDRRRVTLKSAVCFCDGRQRKVILKEVEGTLADAPRGKGGFHWDPIFIPKGHTKTFAEIAEASLDDKLSISAAGLAYAELKKELGL, encoded by the coding sequence ATGAAGACCGCCTATTACCTCACGTCGAATGCCAACAAGCTCCGCGAGGTCGAGCACCTCTTCAAGGGCTCGACGAAGCTGGGCTTCGTCAAGGCGCGCACGGGCGTCACCGAGATTCTCGAGACGGACCTGAGGACGCTCGTCCTGAACAAGGCCGCGGCGGCCTATGCGCGGGTCCGGTATCCCATCATCGTCGAGCATGGCGCCTTCGGTATCGAAGACCTCGGCGGGCTTCCGGGAACACTCATCCGGCCATTCTGGGAGACGCTCGAGGGGGGGATTTGCGCGCTGGTCCGCCCCGACCGCAGGCGGGTGACGCTCAAGTCCGCGGTCTGCTTCTGCGACGGCAGGCAGCGGAAGGTGATTCTCAAGGAAGTGGAGGGGACGCTGGCGGATGCACCGCGCGGCAAGGGCGGCTTCCATTGGGACCCCATCTTCATTCCCAAGGGTCACACGAAGACCTTCGCGGAGATTGCGGAGGCCTCGTTGGACGACAAGCTGAGCATCTCCGCCGCGGGGCTCGCGTATGCCGAGCTGAAGAAAGAGCTCGGCCTCTAA
- a CDS encoding SIR2 family protein, whose protein sequence is MAVLELAQAAPLLQQEYREGRLIPFLGAGFSKPLNLPDWSELIAAMAEPLGFEPELFMKHGSAEQLAEFFAVAHPNNFERLVYGMARKFNSEEAAQLRKDSPTHKALASLDRFHTIYTTNFDWHIECALKEAGRKVAVLASFVDFQDEKEAGACDVIKFHGTLEMRNTIVLTESSFFERMALEDAADQRLRADLLSHSFLFIGYSFSDLNIRYIWYRMHQLRQRSQARSRVPLKPRKCYFATHGAGLVQPMLLEQWNIDVIQLDPEDKTASVAELLKCIGG, encoded by the coding sequence ATGGCCGTCCTCGAACTGGCCCAGGCCGCGCCGCTGCTCCAGCAGGAGTACCGGGAAGGCCGGCTCATTCCCTTCCTGGGCGCGGGCTTCTCCAAGCCGCTGAACCTGCCGGACTGGAGCGAGCTCATCGCGGCCATGGCGGAGCCGCTGGGCTTCGAGCCGGAGCTGTTCATGAAGCACGGCAGCGCCGAGCAGCTCGCGGAGTTCTTCGCCGTGGCGCACCCGAACAACTTCGAGCGCCTCGTCTATGGCATGGCGCGGAAGTTCAACTCGGAAGAGGCCGCGCAGCTTCGCAAGGACTCTCCCACGCACAAGGCCCTGGCCAGCCTGGACCGGTTTCACACCATCTACACGACCAACTTCGACTGGCACATCGAATGCGCGCTCAAGGAAGCGGGCAGGAAGGTCGCCGTGCTGGCCTCCTTCGTGGACTTCCAGGACGAGAAGGAGGCCGGTGCCTGCGATGTCATCAAGTTCCACGGCACGCTGGAGATGCGCAACACCATCGTCCTGACGGAGAGCAGCTTCTTCGAGCGGATGGCCCTGGAGGATGCCGCGGACCAGCGGCTGCGGGCGGACCTTCTCAGCCACAGCTTCCTGTTCATCGGCTACAGCTTCAGTGATTTGAACATCCGTTACATCTGGTACCGCATGCACCAGCTCCGCCAGCGCAGTCAGGCCCGGAGCCGCGTGCCGCTGAAGCCTCGCAAGTGCTACTTCGCCACGCATGGTGCGGGACTGGTCCAGCCGATGCTGCTCGAGCAGTGGAACATCGACGTCATCCAGCTCGACCCGGAGGACAAGACCGCAAGCGTCGCGGAGCTGCTGAAGTGCATCGGCGGATGA
- a CDS encoding DUF2267 domain-containing protein encodes MADDQEHQGKGAPQEDERPTSRRDLPLEVRRARRSEARASQTYKAFLNHLCERGGMSPAVAQQAAVSVLCALEQRIFSEEAADLEAQLPRKLTDLLHRCEKHEEELPPKFGREHLLKRVGEDLSLNPDAVEPVVRAVLDALRHQISEGEAEDVMSQLPHDMRDLWGRAI; translated from the coding sequence ATGGCCGATGACCAGGAGCATCAGGGCAAGGGCGCCCCGCAGGAGGACGAGCGACCGACCAGCCGTCGCGACCTCCCGCTCGAGGTCCGGCGCGCCCGGCGGAGTGAGGCTCGCGCCAGCCAGACGTACAAGGCCTTCCTCAATCACCTCTGCGAGCGGGGAGGCATGTCTCCCGCCGTGGCCCAGCAGGCCGCCGTGTCCGTGCTGTGCGCGCTGGAGCAGCGCATCTTCTCGGAGGAGGCTGCGGACCTCGAGGCCCAGCTTCCGCGCAAGCTGACCGATTTGCTGCACCGCTGCGAGAAGCACGAAGAGGAGCTGCCGCCGAAGTTCGGCCGCGAGCACCTGCTGAAGCGCGTGGGTGAAGATTTGTCGCTCAACCCGGACGCGGTGGAGCCGGTGGTGCGCGCGGTGCTGGATGCGCTTCGCCACCAGATTTCCGAGGGCGAGGCGGAGGACGTGATGTCCCAGCTCCCGCACGACATGCGGGACCTCTGGGGCCGGGCCATCTGA
- a CDS encoding GMC family oxidoreductase N-terminal domain-containing protein has protein sequence MRRLSSPWSDLQAHYSVVVVGSGYGGAISASRLARAGQQVCVLERGRELLPGDYPRTESEFFKELQVHFDPESGLDVGNPTGLFEVHRGGDVSVVNGCGLGGTSLINASVALRPDPRVFLDTRWPQALRDDVEGLLEDGFAWAEHMLRPMPYPESSPPLATLNALERAAKKMGGTFRRPPLAVTFEPGVNAAGVRQPGCSGCGDCMTGCNVGAKNSVLMNYLPDAVRHGASIFTEVGVRYLARDGGRWRIYYRPMNAGRERFDAPDLWLTADRVILAAGTVGTTEILLRSKALGLPLSEQLGKRFSNNGDVMAFGYNTDVVINGVGHGDKPHDTLEPVGPTISGIIDDRATPNQEDGMVIENGVIPGAMARPVTALLAAASAISGEDTDRGIKDRLEEMARMAESALRGPYFGAMRNTQTFLVMSHDDGSGELRLAGDRARVHWPDAGLQPVFTRVDERLRRATEALGGTFVRNPLWSKLTGHELLCTHPLGGCAMGERAEEGAVDHEGRLFSGTSGTDVHEGLYVSDGSVVPRPLGTNPLLTISAVAERCVALMARRHGWTVDYSPVSEAPAPLPARPLSVQFTETMYGYISETADEDFLRAGDPERLETTPFRFIVTVEASDLETMFAHPLHPLSISGCVQAPVLSSRPLTVEGGVLHLMTKDQARAGGRRMRYQLPLVSESGERFFMDGYKDVYDDAGPDLWVDTTRLLVSVYRGSDASGPCVYRGYLRLNAKDFTVQLSTLRVLHARDTAQRLAALARFGRFFFGTLFETYVRKAA, from the coding sequence ATGCGCAGGCTGTCGTCACCTTGGAGCGACTTGCAGGCCCACTACTCCGTCGTGGTGGTGGGCTCGGGGTATGGAGGCGCCATCAGCGCCAGCCGTCTGGCGCGGGCGGGGCAACAGGTCTGTGTGCTGGAGCGCGGCCGCGAATTGCTGCCCGGCGACTACCCCCGCACCGAGTCCGAGTTCTTCAAGGAGCTGCAAGTCCACTTCGACCCCGAGAGCGGTCTCGACGTGGGCAACCCCACGGGTCTCTTCGAGGTGCATCGGGGTGGAGACGTCTCCGTCGTCAACGGCTGCGGCCTGGGCGGCACGTCCCTCATCAACGCCAGCGTGGCCCTGCGGCCGGACCCGCGCGTCTTCCTCGACACGCGCTGGCCCCAGGCGCTGCGCGACGACGTGGAGGGCCTGCTGGAGGACGGCTTCGCCTGGGCGGAGCACATGCTGCGCCCCATGCCCTACCCGGAGTCCTCGCCGCCGCTGGCCACGCTGAATGCGCTGGAGCGCGCCGCGAAGAAGATGGGGGGCACCTTCCGCCGTCCTCCGCTGGCCGTGACGTTCGAGCCGGGCGTCAACGCCGCCGGCGTGCGCCAGCCGGGGTGCTCGGGTTGCGGTGACTGCATGACGGGGTGCAACGTCGGCGCGAAGAACTCGGTGCTGATGAACTACCTGCCCGATGCGGTCCGCCACGGGGCCAGCATCTTCACCGAGGTGGGCGTGCGCTACCTCGCGCGCGACGGCGGGCGCTGGCGCATCTACTACCGGCCCATGAACGCCGGCCGCGAGCGCTTCGACGCGCCGGACCTGTGGCTCACCGCGGACCGGGTCATCCTCGCGGCGGGCACGGTGGGCACGACGGAAATCCTGCTGCGCTCGAAGGCGCTGGGGCTGCCGCTGTCGGAGCAGCTCGGCAAGCGCTTCAGCAACAACGGCGACGTGATGGCCTTCGGCTACAACACGGACGTCGTCATCAACGGCGTGGGGCACGGGGACAAGCCGCACGACACGCTGGAGCCGGTGGGCCCCACCATCAGCGGCATCATCGACGACCGGGCCACACCGAATCAGGAAGACGGCATGGTCATCGAGAACGGCGTCATCCCGGGGGCCATGGCCCGGCCGGTGACGGCGCTGCTCGCGGCGGCCTCGGCCATCTCCGGAGAGGACACGGACCGCGGCATCAAGGATCGCCTGGAGGAGATGGCGCGCATGGCGGAGAGCGCGCTGCGCGGGCCGTACTTCGGGGCCATGCGGAACACGCAGACGTTCCTCGTCATGTCGCACGACGACGGCAGCGGCGAGCTGCGGCTGGCGGGAGACCGGGCGCGCGTGCACTGGCCGGACGCGGGGCTTCAGCCCGTCTTCACGCGAGTGGACGAGCGCCTGCGCCGCGCCACCGAGGCGCTGGGCGGCACCTTCGTGCGCAACCCGCTGTGGAGCAAGCTCACCGGGCATGAGCTGCTGTGCACCCATCCGCTCGGCGGCTGCGCCATGGGCGAGCGCGCGGAGGAGGGCGCGGTGGACCACGAGGGCCGCCTCTTCTCGGGGACGTCCGGCACCGACGTGCACGAGGGGCTCTACGTCAGCGATGGCTCGGTGGTGCCGAGGCCGCTGGGCACCAACCCGCTGCTCACCATCTCCGCGGTGGCGGAGCGCTGCGTGGCCTTGATGGCGCGGCGCCATGGATGGACGGTGGACTACTCGCCCGTCTCCGAGGCTCCGGCGCCGCTGCCGGCGCGGCCGCTGTCCGTGCAGTTCACCGAGACGATGTATGGCTACATCTCCGAAACAGCGGACGAGGACTTCCTGCGCGCGGGAGACCCGGAGCGGCTGGAGACCACGCCCTTCCGCTTCATCGTCACGGTGGAGGCGAGCGACCTGGAGACGATGTTCGCCCACCCGCTGCACCCGCTGAGCATTTCCGGCTGCGTGCAGGCGCCGGTGCTGTCCTCCCGGCCGCTGACGGTGGAGGGGGGCGTGCTGCACCTGATGACGAAGGACCAGGCGCGAGCGGGTGGACGGAGGATGCGCTACCAGCTCCCGCTCGTCTCCGAGTCGGGCGAGCGCTTCTTCATGGACGGCTACAAGGACGTCTATGACGACGCGGGCCCGGACCTCTGGGTGGACACCACGCGGCTGCTCGTCTCCGTGTACAGGGGCTCGGACGCGTCGGGGCCGTGCGTGTACCGGGGCTATCTGCGGCTGAATGCGAAGGACTTCACCGTGCAGCTCTCCACGCTGCGGGTGCTGCACGCGAGGGACACGGCGCAGCGGCTGGCGGCGCTGGCCCGCTTCGGGCGCTTCTTCTTCGGCACGCTCTTCGAGACGTACGTGCGCAAGGCGGCGTAG
- a CDS encoding endonuclease V, with protein MELQSEVGRWDVTPTEAVALQKRLRELLVLQPPPGLKVERVAGADISTEKGNDTGFGGIVVLDAATLAPVGQSGAAVTLTFPYVPGLLSFRELPIVKAAWERLTVRPDVVIFDGHGTAHPRRVGIACHGGLLFGVPSVGCAKSLLVGTFGKLGDARGSTAPITHKGEVVGMAVRTRKGVQPVYVSPGHLMDLPTAVDLVLKMSPKYREPETTRHAHRLVNALRRAGGEAAELE; from the coding sequence ATGGAGCTTCAGTCGGAGGTGGGGCGCTGGGACGTCACGCCCACGGAGGCGGTGGCGCTGCAGAAACGGCTGCGCGAGCTGCTGGTGCTCCAGCCACCACCGGGGCTGAAGGTGGAGCGCGTGGCGGGCGCGGACATCTCCACGGAGAAGGGGAACGACACGGGCTTCGGCGGCATCGTCGTGCTCGACGCGGCCACGCTGGCGCCGGTGGGGCAGTCCGGTGCGGCGGTGACGCTGACGTTCCCCTACGTGCCCGGCCTCTTGTCGTTCCGCGAGCTGCCCATCGTGAAGGCCGCGTGGGAGCGGCTCACCGTGAGGCCGGACGTGGTCATCTTCGACGGGCACGGCACGGCGCATCCGAGGCGCGTGGGCATTGCCTGCCATGGCGGATTGCTGTTCGGCGTGCCCTCCGTCGGGTGCGCGAAGTCGCTGCTGGTGGGGACCTTCGGAAAGCTGGGCGACGCGCGAGGTTCCACCGCCCCCATCACCCACAAGGGCGAGGTGGTGGGCATGGCGGTGCGCACGCGCAAGGGCGTGCAGCCCGTGTATGTGTCACCGGGCCACCTGATGGATTTGCCCACGGCGGTGGACCTGGTGCTGAAGATGAGCCCGAAGTACCGCGAGCCCGAGACGACGCGGCATGCGCACCGGCTCGTCAACGCGCTCCGACGCGCGGGTGGGGAGGCGGCGGAGCTGGAGTAG